A genomic stretch from Chitinophaga lutea includes:
- a CDS encoding FecR domain-containing protein yields MLTHEHERLKQLLARYADGSIGSGEAEELSRFLRDDRYDEAITGILSAMADSVVPEEADAAAINRMILRVREAADERAATPVKRLPLWVKLAAAAVIVGVCSIGGYFLLNDQQQPAATVQRYRNDVQPGGNRAMLTLSDGSTISLDDAQQGTVMQQGGMQAVKTAEGELSYSGQSAPGEAVQYNTLTTPVGGQYRITLPDGTGVWLNAGSSLRYPTAFTGHARNVELTGEAYFEIAKDASKPFFVRADNQLTIEVLGTRFNVQAYADDQRITTTLLQGAVNVRKDGQAKLLAPGQQAVSIGDNTVSVLHDADTESAVAWKNGLFRFDEANIETVMKQLSRWYGISVVYRGAPVKEYFTATIPRNVPVSKVFELLELTGLVHFEIEGKQVTVTP; encoded by the coding sequence ATGTTAACACATGAACACGAAAGGCTGAAGCAGCTGCTGGCCCGGTATGCCGATGGCAGCATCGGCAGCGGTGAAGCGGAGGAACTGTCCCGCTTCCTGCGGGACGACCGGTACGATGAGGCCATCACGGGCATACTTTCGGCGATGGCCGACAGTGTAGTGCCTGAAGAGGCGGACGCCGCCGCCATCAACCGGATGATCCTGCGGGTAAGGGAAGCGGCGGACGAACGTGCGGCAACACCCGTGAAGCGGCTTCCGTTATGGGTGAAGCTCGCCGCGGCGGCAGTCATTGTGGGCGTGTGCAGCATAGGAGGATATTTTCTGCTGAACGATCAGCAACAGCCTGCCGCTACCGTGCAGCGTTACCGCAACGATGTACAGCCCGGCGGCAACCGGGCGATGCTCACACTGTCTGACGGCAGCACCATCAGTCTCGACGATGCCCAACAGGGAACGGTGATGCAGCAGGGCGGCATGCAGGCGGTGAAAACGGCCGAGGGAGAGCTCTCCTACAGCGGGCAATCCGCGCCGGGAGAGGCGGTACAGTACAACACCCTCACCACCCCGGTGGGCGGGCAGTACCGGATCACCCTGCCAGATGGTACCGGCGTGTGGCTGAATGCCGGCAGCTCCCTCCGCTACCCCACCGCTTTCACGGGGCATGCCCGGAATGTGGAACTGACGGGAGAAGCTTATTTCGAGATCGCCAAAGACGCGTCGAAACCGTTTTTTGTGCGGGCGGATAATCAACTGACGATTGAAGTACTGGGCACCCGGTTCAACGTACAGGCTTACGCGGACGATCAGCGCATCACCACTACCCTGCTGCAGGGCGCGGTGAATGTGCGGAAAGACGGGCAGGCGAAACTGCTGGCGCCCGGGCAGCAGGCGGTGTCCATAGGGGATAATACCGTGAGTGTGCTGCATGATGCGGACACAGAAAGCGCCGTGGCCTGGAAAAACGGGTTGTTCAGGTTCGATGAGGCCAACATAGAAACGGTGATGAAACAACTCTCCCGCTGGTACGGCATCAGCGTGGTGTACAGGGGAGCGCCCGTGAAAGAATACTTTACCGCCACCATTCCGCGGAATGTGCCGGTGTCGAAAGTATTCGAACTGCTGGAATTGACGGGGCTCGTTCATTTTGAAATCGAGGGAAAACAGGTGACGGTAACGCCCTGA
- a CDS encoding SusC/RagA family TonB-linked outer membrane protein yields MTFTAWCQKQRGISCSHTNQHRSARRAGLLTLLILLTTVAGYTQTVTLKFRNEPLAKVFREIEKQTDFTFVYGKSLLDNARKVDIAVEKVPLKIALDICFKDQGLSYAIRDNRYIVVTRAAISGNVSTSQAVPLVRGRVTDETGVPLAGVTVKTTHKSNSTMVVANTDANGYFNIRVPDNTTLEYSMIGYHPFSGIARQEENQQIKLALATSRLEELIITGYSARSAKEVTGAVQKVTGDELRKGVATPNALSMLKGKTTGLYITETSGEAGAKGQVIERGQSSLPVAPNTNPYYGPLLVVDGVITNYQALQDAVNPADVEDITILKDASSTAIYGSRAAQGVIVVTTKRGKQGKLSANLTMQYGALQPKRNIRFMTTSELISFMDKQMVRYWEQTPSIRTQFPNVNDFVNQRRTYSDADRNNNFNWEDAIYSNGDFRNTELSINSGSEKTKFYGGIAWYKENGALYDNSFDRKSIRLNIDQQISPRFTATINISSMVDVTEKRNGIPELYMIQPFMNPYNPDGTLADSIPVKQSNNYGPAFTTWTQNFLAETPYDNTRITKFHNHLGALKLKYDIFPWLYIQSSNSLTYTNSSVNSYLDPRSYSGKYGGFPYLFTPSSPILPNGTLQLDDRKATDYLTSNTLNFRKGYGKHSVSALIGQEWGKRTLDVITTNLYNMMPGERNAGAAKGIGDAIYLAYITPATPPAVPTGSYAERATFSVFGQADYNYDQRYYATLSARTDATTNFGRDKRYGTFYSVSGGWLLSRESFLVDNKTISTLRLRAAYGTSGRDLGDAYMNTTLYTDGARYGAQNNIGSTISQLANPSISWETMYNTNLGLDAGLWDRVQVTLDVYHKRSAGLLQQVTLTSAQGSLSQYQNIGEIINKGLELMLNTHNVKSPRFNWHTNFNISFNRNNISALYQDSLRDNYSGAYYRKIGEDINVIKAIRYVGINPANGHMIHENFDASGKRVEVEGIGATAKLANWQVVGSATPKFFGGFTNTFKFDNFTLNVEWWFQYGNYVMMALVNNFQSPTSPRLGRNNVVFGSNQRIWEKAGDTDANYPDIFSTNPNAWSALTYRSSRLWGDASHARLRNVRLSYDLPQRLVRQWKMQNISVYVSGDNLAVLKKKDFVGADPEGATLGSSTAYGGVGIGFANSRRYLAGLNVSF; encoded by the coding sequence ATGACATTCACTGCTTGGTGCCAAAAGCAGCGGGGCATTTCATGCTCCCACACCAACCAACATCGCAGCGCCCGGAGAGCCGGCCTGCTTACGCTCCTTATCCTCCTTACCACCGTGGCCGGCTACACGCAGACGGTCACCCTGAAATTCAGGAATGAGCCGCTGGCGAAAGTGTTCCGGGAAATTGAGAAACAGACGGACTTCACTTTCGTGTACGGCAAATCTTTGCTCGACAATGCCCGGAAAGTAGACATCGCCGTGGAAAAGGTGCCGCTGAAAATTGCGCTGGACATCTGTTTCAAAGACCAGGGGCTCTCCTATGCCATCCGCGACAACCGCTATATCGTGGTCACGCGGGCCGCTATTTCCGGCAACGTATCCACCTCCCAGGCGGTGCCGTTGGTGAGAGGGCGGGTAACGGATGAAACGGGCGTCCCGCTCGCAGGCGTAACGGTCAAAACCACCCATAAAAGCAACAGTACGATGGTGGTGGCCAATACCGATGCAAACGGTTACTTCAACATCAGGGTGCCGGATAATACGACGCTGGAGTATTCGATGATCGGCTACCACCCCTTTAGCGGCATTGCGCGGCAGGAAGAGAACCAGCAGATCAAGCTGGCCCTCGCCACCTCCCGGCTCGAAGAGCTGATAATTACCGGCTACTCCGCCAGGAGCGCCAAAGAGGTGACCGGCGCCGTGCAGAAAGTAACGGGCGATGAGCTGCGGAAAGGCGTTGCCACCCCCAACGCATTGTCGATGCTCAAAGGCAAAACCACCGGCCTGTACATCACCGAAACCAGCGGTGAAGCCGGCGCAAAGGGGCAGGTGATCGAAAGAGGACAATCGTCTTTACCGGTTGCCCCCAACACCAACCCTTACTATGGCCCGCTGCTGGTAGTAGACGGCGTGATCACCAACTACCAGGCCCTCCAGGACGCGGTGAACCCCGCGGACGTGGAAGATATCACCATCCTGAAAGATGCTTCCTCCACCGCCATCTACGGCTCCCGCGCCGCACAGGGCGTGATCGTGGTCACCACGAAAAGAGGGAAACAGGGGAAACTCTCCGCCAACCTCACCATGCAGTACGGCGCACTGCAGCCCAAACGCAACATCCGGTTCATGACAACGTCCGAGCTGATCTCGTTCATGGACAAACAGATGGTGCGCTACTGGGAACAAACACCTTCCATCCGCACACAGTTCCCCAACGTGAATGATTTTGTGAACCAGCGGAGGACGTATTCAGACGCCGACCGCAACAATAATTTCAACTGGGAGGATGCCATTTACAGCAACGGCGATTTCCGGAACACGGAGCTCAGCATCAACAGCGGCTCCGAAAAAACGAAATTCTACGGCGGCATTGCCTGGTATAAGGAAAACGGCGCGCTGTACGACAACTCGTTCGACCGGAAAAGCATCCGCCTCAACATCGACCAGCAGATCTCCCCACGTTTTACCGCCACCATCAACATCAGTTCCATGGTGGACGTCACGGAAAAACGCAACGGCATCCCCGAACTGTACATGATCCAGCCGTTCATGAATCCCTATAACCCGGATGGCACCCTGGCAGACAGCATACCGGTCAAACAATCCAATAACTACGGCCCGGCGTTTACGACCTGGACGCAGAACTTCCTCGCCGAAACACCATACGACAATACGAGGATCACGAAGTTTCACAACCACCTTGGCGCATTGAAACTGAAATACGACATCTTTCCCTGGCTGTATATCCAGAGTTCCAACTCGCTGACCTACACCAACTCCAGCGTCAACTCCTACCTCGACCCGCGTTCGTATTCCGGCAAATACGGCGGCTTCCCTTACCTGTTTACCCCATCCAGCCCCATATTGCCCAACGGCACGCTGCAGCTCGACGACAGGAAAGCCACCGATTACCTCACGTCCAACACGCTGAACTTCCGCAAAGGCTACGGCAAACATTCCGTGAGCGCACTGATTGGCCAGGAATGGGGCAAACGCACGCTCGACGTGATCACCACGAACCTCTACAACATGATGCCCGGCGAAAGGAATGCAGGCGCGGCCAAAGGCATCGGTGATGCCATTTACCTTGCCTACATCACACCCGCCACACCGCCCGCGGTGCCCACCGGCAGTTACGCGGAAAGGGCCACCTTCTCCGTGTTCGGGCAGGCGGACTATAACTACGATCAGCGGTATTATGCAACGCTTTCAGCCCGTACGGATGCTACCACCAACTTCGGCCGCGACAAACGGTACGGCACCTTCTACTCTGTGAGCGGTGGCTGGCTGCTCTCGCGCGAATCTTTCCTGGTGGACAACAAAACCATCAGCACCTTGCGCCTGCGCGCGGCATACGGCACTTCCGGCCGCGACCTGGGAGACGCCTACATGAATACCACGCTTTATACGGACGGCGCGCGGTATGGCGCACAGAACAATATCGGTTCCACCATTTCGCAACTGGCCAACCCCTCCATTTCGTGGGAAACGATGTACAATACCAACCTCGGGCTGGATGCCGGTTTGTGGGACCGCGTGCAGGTCACCCTCGACGTATACCACAAGCGAAGCGCCGGATTGTTGCAGCAGGTAACGCTCACTTCCGCACAGGGCTCGCTCAGCCAGTACCAGAACATCGGAGAGATCATCAACAAGGGCCTGGAGCTGATGCTCAATACGCACAACGTAAAAAGCCCCCGGTTCAACTGGCACACCAACTTCAACATCAGCTTCAACCGGAACAACATTTCCGCGCTCTACCAGGATTCGCTGCGGGATAACTACTCCGGCGCCTACTACCGCAAAATCGGTGAAGACATCAACGTGATCAAAGCCATCCGCTATGTGGGCATCAATCCCGCCAACGGCCACATGATCCATGAGAATTTCGATGCTTCCGGAAAAAGGGTGGAAGTGGAAGGTATCGGCGCCACGGCCAAACTCGCCAACTGGCAGGTGGTCGGTTCCGCCACACCGAAGTTCTTCGGCGGCTTCACCAACACTTTCAAATTCGACAATTTCACCCTGAACGTGGAATGGTGGTTCCAGTATGGCAACTACGTGATGATGGCGCTGGTGAATAACTTCCAGTCGCCCACTTCGCCCCGCCTGGGCCGCAACAACGTGGTGTTCGGCAGCAACCAGCGCATCTGGGAAAAAGCCGGCGACACCGACGCCAACTATCCCGACATATTCAGCACTAATCCGAATGCCTGGAGCGCTCTTACCTACCGCTCTTCCCGGTTGTGGGGCGATGCCAGCCATGCGCGGCTGAGGAACGTACGGCTATCGTACGACCTCCCGCAGCGCCTCGTGCGCCAGTGGAAAATGCAGAACATCTCCGTGTATGTGAGTGGTGATAACCTCGCCGTGCTCAAGAAAAAAGACTTTGTGGGCGCGGACCCCGAGGGCGCTACGCTCGGTAGCAGCACTGCTTACGGAGGCGTCGGCATCGGTTTCGCCAACTCCAGGAGATACCTGGCCGGTTTGAACGTATCATTCTAA
- a CDS encoding RagB/SusD family nutrient uptake outer membrane protein gives MKLRTTYIAILLAALGGTSACNKQLDKLRPHNVTFEEQQFSSPAGYTKAVWGVYAGVAGRAVTGGFNYNDMQLFLSESHGNNIRALDAAVNRYTDAFNYLNSGEKDLSLTYDYWRGSYSCMLQINKILAHVKDGETNPEILQAKGEALFLRAYVYFNLVRLYGRPYYQNAAGNPGVMLIVTDNNGISFAPPRATVKETYSQVAADLEAALPLLKQNKGNSFAGRYAAFALLSRLYLYMGGTFAQPDNAANQKAKAYADSVILNGGYTLLQGAAYTGYYNSDNPANKEDVFAINAQYANGLISNLYAMPSQINYSGGLYRPSPDLLGLLRSNDLRRKFYVKNVTPGNPNDSLACAKYMLGYVSLYSQSPARYLRLAEMYLNRAEAAVKTGDNNTALADLNTIRLRAGIGDTTGLSGQALFDEILKQRRLELAFEGHVSYDYFRNGLPMVRNYASGNSGPMTIQATDPKVVMRVPIDEITGNPNLKQNEQ, from the coding sequence ATGAAATTAAGAACAACATACATCGCTATACTGCTGGCTGCGTTGGGAGGTACCAGCGCCTGCAACAAACAACTGGACAAACTGCGGCCGCATAACGTCACTTTTGAAGAGCAGCAGTTTTCATCGCCGGCCGGTTACACCAAAGCCGTATGGGGCGTTTACGCCGGGGTGGCCGGCAGAGCGGTTACGGGCGGCTTCAATTACAACGACATGCAGCTGTTCCTCTCGGAATCGCACGGCAACAACATCCGGGCGCTCGATGCGGCCGTCAATAGATACACCGATGCCTTCAACTATCTCAATTCCGGGGAAAAGGACCTCTCACTTACGTACGATTACTGGAGAGGAAGCTATAGTTGCATGCTGCAGATCAACAAAATCCTGGCACATGTAAAAGACGGGGAAACGAACCCCGAGATCCTCCAGGCCAAAGGCGAGGCATTGTTCCTGCGGGCGTATGTTTATTTTAACCTCGTGCGCCTGTACGGCAGGCCGTATTACCAGAATGCGGCCGGCAATCCGGGTGTGATGCTGATCGTGACCGACAACAACGGCATCAGCTTTGCGCCGCCCCGCGCCACTGTGAAGGAAACGTACAGCCAGGTGGCGGCCGACCTCGAAGCCGCTTTGCCCCTGCTGAAGCAGAACAAAGGCAACAGCTTCGCCGGCAGGTACGCCGCCTTCGCCCTGCTTTCCCGTCTGTATCTTTACATGGGCGGCACTTTCGCGCAACCGGACAATGCCGCTAACCAGAAAGCCAAAGCGTATGCGGATTCTGTTATCCTGAACGGCGGATACACGCTGTTGCAAGGCGCCGCCTATACCGGTTATTATAACAGCGACAACCCGGCCAACAAGGAAGATGTATTTGCCATCAACGCACAATACGCCAACGGCCTTATCAGCAACCTGTACGCCATGCCGTCACAGATCAACTATTCCGGCGGGCTGTACCGCCCTTCCCCCGATCTGCTCGGTTTGCTCAGAAGCAACGACCTGCGCAGGAAGTTCTATGTGAAGAATGTTACGCCGGGCAATCCCAACGATTCGCTGGCCTGCGCGAAGTATATGCTGGGATATGTTTCCCTCTACAGCCAGTCGCCCGCCCGCTACCTGCGCCTCGCCGAAATGTACCTGAACCGGGCGGAAGCCGCAGTGAAAACCGGTGATAACAACACCGCGCTGGCCGATCTGAACACCATCCGCTTGCGCGCCGGCATCGGCGACACTACCGGCCTCAGCGGGCAGGCGCTCTTCGATGAAATCCTCAAACAAAGGCGGCTGGAACTGGCGTTTGAAGGGCACGTCAGCTACGACTATTTCCGCAACGGTTTGCCGATGGTGCGCAACTACGCCTCCGGCAATTCGGGGCCGATGACTATCCAGGCCACCGATCCCAAAGTGGTGATGCGCGTGCCCATCGATGAAATCACCGGCAACCCGAACCTGAAACAGAACGAACAGTAA
- a CDS encoding TlpA disulfide reductase family protein → MHQLITTCLLAIGIPGIAAAQEFTLSGTFTGSSTPYLYLRYTNDKGVWTTDSIDVSKTGRFTFRGSIAGPAQASLTGKMATRSMDDPNFVDFFIEPAQMTATVKEHAFKQIHITGSAMQAEMDALKQRKAPLEEKWKPFFRSLDSVGKIDNFKAQEMKEGLKPYYDEMQKIDFAYIDSHPNAFLTAYLLNRYATKLSAEKLSVYYNQLPEQAKTSFGKRLKEELERKKLGVEGTIAAAFSTTDINGQPLALSDYKGKYVLLDFWASWCLPCRKGNPHLKELYARYKNKGLEIIGVSDDDSKPEAWKKAVAQDGIGMWKHVLRGLDWDKIRNNVPNEKDISKKYGIYSLPTKILIDPQGKVIGRYEGGDQDDDKMDAKLKSVFGQ, encoded by the coding sequence ATGCATCAACTCATCACCACCTGCCTGCTGGCCATCGGGATTCCCGGAATAGCCGCCGCGCAGGAGTTTACCCTCTCCGGCACTTTTACCGGCAGCAGCACACCTTATCTGTACCTGCGGTACACCAACGATAAAGGCGTGTGGACGACAGACAGTATCGACGTCAGCAAAACCGGCCGGTTCACTTTCAGGGGAAGCATCGCCGGCCCCGCCCAGGCCAGCCTCACCGGAAAGATGGCCACCCGCAGCATGGACGACCCGAACTTCGTCGACTTCTTCATCGAACCTGCGCAGATGACAGCCACAGTGAAAGAACATGCCTTCAAACAGATCCATATCACCGGCAGCGCCATGCAGGCGGAAATGGACGCGCTCAAGCAGCGGAAGGCGCCGCTGGAAGAAAAATGGAAACCCTTCTTCCGCTCGCTCGATTCGGTCGGCAAAATCGACAACTTCAAGGCGCAGGAAATGAAAGAAGGACTGAAGCCTTACTACGATGAAATGCAAAAGATCGACTTCGCTTACATCGATTCGCATCCGAACGCTTTTCTCACCGCATACCTGCTGAACCGGTACGCTACCAAACTCTCCGCGGAAAAATTATCCGTATATTACAATCAACTGCCCGAACAGGCGAAAACATCGTTCGGCAAAAGGCTCAAAGAAGAACTGGAGCGCAAGAAGCTGGGCGTGGAAGGCACTATCGCAGCCGCATTCAGCACCACCGACATTAACGGCCAGCCGCTGGCGCTCAGCGACTACAAAGGAAAGTATGTACTCCTCGATTTCTGGGCCAGCTGGTGTTTACCCTGCCGCAAAGGCAACCCGCACCTGAAGGAGCTCTACGCCCGCTATAAAAACAAAGGCCTTGAAATCATCGGCGTTTCCGACGACGACAGCAAACCCGAGGCCTGGAAAAAAGCGGTGGCGCAGGACGGCATCGGTATGTGGAAACATGTGTTGCGCGGCCTCGACTGGGATAAAATCCGCAACAACGTACCCAACGAAAAAGACATCTCGAAAAAGTACGGCATCTATTCCCTGCCCACCAAAATCCTCATCGACCCGCAGGGCAAGGTGATCGGGCGGTATGAAGGCGGTGACCAGGACGACGATAAGATGGATGCCAAACTGAAATCCGTATTCGGCCAATAA
- a CDS encoding TlpA disulfide reductase family protein encodes MLNRHVLTLAMLAATTLATAAATAQTNTVVEGKLAGLQEGTVVYLAPIFASSTKRDSVIAGKGGFRFNIQVTDGDIYLLQIGKERNAAGSAQLFYLQPGTLQLTGPGPLLTDAVYSGSSYAADLNSLAKAAKTEPAFIEAAALGKAMNEAYQQKDTVKMKDLQQQYRRVDSIKSIYYREWVRQHPASPVSAMVLSFYLRETDMDKLQQQLNQLTPAAKKNAPGKKMQHSINASKATAIGKVAPEFTQNDTLGKPVSLKDFRGKYVLIDFWASWCVPCRKENPAVVKAFNAFKDKNFTILSVSLDRQDAKDKWLKAIHDDNLTWTHVSDLNFWDNAVSRQYDIRSIPANYLLGPDGVILAKNLRGEELEKKLEEVIK; translated from the coding sequence ATGCTCAACAGACATGTTTTAACCCTCGCCATGCTCGCCGCTACCACATTGGCTACCGCAGCGGCCACCGCACAAACCAACACCGTGGTGGAAGGCAAACTGGCCGGTCTGCAGGAAGGCACGGTGGTGTACCTGGCACCGATATTTGCCTCCTCCACCAAACGTGATTCCGTGATCGCCGGTAAAGGCGGCTTCCGTTTTAATATACAGGTAACCGATGGCGACATCTACCTGCTCCAGATTGGAAAAGAGAGGAATGCCGCCGGCAGCGCGCAGTTATTTTACCTGCAACCGGGTACCCTGCAACTGACCGGCCCCGGCCCGTTGTTGACGGATGCCGTTTACAGCGGCAGCAGCTACGCGGCGGATCTGAACAGCCTCGCCAAAGCCGCGAAAACGGAACCGGCTTTCATTGAAGCGGCCGCCCTCGGTAAAGCCATGAACGAAGCGTACCAGCAGAAAGACACGGTAAAGATGAAAGACCTTCAACAGCAATACCGGCGTGTGGATTCCATCAAATCCATTTATTACAGGGAGTGGGTGCGGCAACACCCCGCTTCTCCCGTCAGCGCCATGGTGCTTTCATTTTATCTCCGCGAAACGGATATGGACAAATTGCAGCAGCAGCTCAACCAGCTAACGCCCGCCGCGAAAAAGAACGCGCCCGGTAAAAAGATGCAGCACAGCATCAATGCGTCGAAAGCGACCGCCATCGGCAAGGTGGCGCCGGAGTTCACACAAAACGACACATTGGGCAAACCGGTTTCCCTGAAAGATTTCCGCGGTAAATACGTGCTTATCGATTTCTGGGCCAGCTGGTGCGTGCCCTGCCGCAAAGAGAACCCGGCGGTAGTGAAAGCGTTCAACGCATTCAAAGATAAAAACTTCACCATCCTCAGCGTGTCGCTCGACCGTCAGGATGCAAAAGACAAATGGCTCAAAGCCATCCACGACGACAACCTCACCTGGACGCATGTATCCGACCTGAATTTCTGGGACAACGCGGTATCGCGCCAGTACGATATCCGTTCCATTCCCGCCAACTATCTGCTGGGGCCGGACGGCGTCATCCTCGCCAAGAACCTGCGGGGTGAAGAACTGGAGAAGAAACTGGAAGAAGTGATCAAATAA
- a CDS encoding RagB/SusD family nutrient uptake outer membrane protein — MKKITLIILVLAGMFASCKKVLDIKDLKNYNPDEVWNDENLANAYMAGLYPMFGNWSPSLEQKSEQLAGIFWYADRITISNGEFKIWNYNRIRLINQAIKDVAEGGLKQELKDVIAAQAKFMRAYTYFEMVTYYGGVPYITEPQDRYTDSLHTPRNSTKECFELIVKDLDEAIAKLPKRHLASSPDYGKIDANFAMAFKAKVLLYKASPQFNPSNPWNNAYWNDAYTAAKTAYDELKAQGYRLVTNYSDIALVEKGPETVFAVVNAYPNKTTEWDNGVRPGSESRGPANSTPTWEFVKTFPMKDGKLYNDPTGLYYKTDAQFLQSYWENRDPRFDKSVVWNGKVYEVSGKAGKRQYTSLGIAHELDDFGVNPVAGVNSTNLDRYTGFFVLKNSLLRLKQAEVQQYDVDFVLMRFAEVMMNYAEAANETGRIAEALAILKEIRQRAGIEPGAAGNYGITATTREAMREAILAERNIEFCFEGHRFWDLRRLRMLNRLDGTTKTGVEAIAIQPGGADMPMSEARTKATAYQLTEANFRYSLLQVPRSGVKVNVVPEKYYFFPIQSDILDRNRNLVQNNNWGGAFNPTLE, encoded by the coding sequence ATGAAAAAGATAACCTTAATAATACTGGTGTTGGCAGGCATGTTTGCTTCCTGTAAGAAAGTGCTCGACATCAAGGATCTCAAGAACTATAACCCGGACGAGGTCTGGAACGACGAGAACCTGGCCAATGCTTACATGGCGGGCCTCTACCCGATGTTCGGCAACTGGAGCCCCAGCCTGGAGCAGAAAAGCGAACAGCTGGCGGGCATTTTCTGGTATGCAGACCGTATCACCATTTCCAACGGTGAATTCAAGATCTGGAATTACAACCGCATCCGCCTGATCAACCAGGCCATCAAGGATGTGGCCGAAGGCGGGTTGAAGCAGGAGCTGAAAGACGTGATCGCCGCGCAGGCCAAATTCATGCGCGCCTACACGTATTTCGAAATGGTGACGTATTACGGCGGGGTGCCGTATATCACGGAGCCGCAGGACCGGTATACAGACAGCCTGCATACGCCGCGCAACTCCACGAAAGAGTGCTTCGAACTGATCGTGAAAGATCTCGACGAAGCCATCGCCAAACTGCCGAAGCGCCATCTCGCTTCTTCGCCGGACTATGGGAAAATAGACGCCAACTTTGCCATGGCCTTCAAAGCGAAGGTGCTGCTGTACAAAGCGTCTCCGCAGTTCAATCCTTCCAATCCCTGGAACAACGCGTACTGGAACGATGCCTACACCGCCGCCAAAACGGCGTACGACGAACTGAAGGCGCAGGGTTACCGCCTGGTGACCAACTACAGCGACATCGCGCTGGTGGAAAAAGGCCCCGAAACGGTATTTGCCGTGGTGAATGCCTATCCGAATAAAACCACCGAGTGGGACAATGGTGTGCGCCCCGGCTCTGAAAGCCGCGGCCCCGCCAACTCAACGCCTACCTGGGAGTTTGTGAAAACTTTCCCGATGAAAGACGGCAAGCTGTATAACGATCCTACCGGCCTGTATTACAAAACAGACGCGCAGTTCCTGCAAAGCTACTGGGAGAACCGCGACCCGCGTTTCGATAAATCCGTGGTGTGGAACGGCAAAGTGTATGAGGTGTCAGGCAAGGCGGGCAAACGCCAGTACACGTCGCTGGGCATCGCGCACGAGCTGGACGATTTCGGGGTGAATCCCGTTGCCGGGGTGAACTCCACCAACCTCGACCGTTACACCGGTTTCTTCGTCCTCAAAAACAGCCTGCTGCGCCTCAAACAGGCGGAAGTGCAGCAGTACGACGTGGATTTTGTGCTGATGCGTTTTGCGGAGGTGATGATGAACTATGCCGAAGCGGCAAATGAAACCGGCAGGATCGCCGAAGCGCTTGCTATCCTGAAAGAAATCCGCCAGCGCGCCGGTATTGAGCCCGGGGCAGCCGGGAATTACGGCATCACGGCCACCACCCGCGAAGCCATGCGCGAGGCTATTCTTGCGGAGCGGAACATCGAGTTCTGTTTCGAAGGGCACCGCTTCTGGGACCTGCGCCGCCTGCGCATGCTCAACCGACTCGACGGAACCACCAAAACCGGTGTGGAAGCCATCGCCATCCAGCCCGGAGGCGCCGACATGCCCATGAGCGAAGCGCGTACCAAAGCCACCGCGTACCAGCTGACGGAAGCCAACTTCCGGTACAGCCTGCTGCAGGTGCCGCGCTCCGGTGTGAAAGTGAACGTGGTGCCGGAGAAATATTATTTCTTCCCCATCCAGAGCGATATTCTCGACAGGAACAGGAACCTGGTGCAGAACAACAACTGGGGCGGAGCGTTTAACCCTACGCTGGAGTAG